In a single window of the Lujinxingia litoralis genome:
- a CDS encoding carboxyl transferase domain-containing protein: MTRPAPVPSLLRTGAFRRVAVLNRGEAAMRFIRGAQTWSRREHIPLESIALYTAADAEAPFVQAADFAVPLPDPGPGGTSPYVDIELLLDNAQAAGADAVWPGWGFVSEAPELAQACEARGLIFLGPPAQATRQMADKVTAKLLAEQCRVPVAPWSREPVADVAQALERLEHIGYPALLKSAAGGGGRGIRLVHQPADVKEAFQSAAAEALSTSGNPALFIERFITEARHVEVQVVADAYGNVWTLGTRDCSVQRRNQKLIEEAPAPELSDALRADLEACARRLARACGYVGVGTIEYLVLPPCHTSGGQTSDTSGGQTSDTSGGQTSDTSGGQTSASSCATDPTFYFLEMNTRLQVEHTVTEAIFGIDLVASQIDIARGLNLSTRPHPEPRGVALEVRLNAEDPDDGFAPRTGQILRYVAPDGPWVRVDSGYVEGGCVPGNFDSNVAKIITWGIHRQEALARMHSALDDTALVLESGLSNRALLRELIAESEFASGPVSTRWLDTFLKQRKPPHQRPHLPLALAAAAIGDHLSYRRQELRLFFAEALTGLPRRLPTPGPREFSYHAGDQPVTVSVGTLAPMTYLVECDAWQALVRARAIGNAQMQLSIDNVTHQVLRVVRTGHVFIEVNGVAHRLEKLSDGSIHAPIPAAVSQIHVTPGQHVHAGDRLVTLEAMKMEFPLASPLQGQVSEILITPSATVEAGQLLIKLQPAHNEALPAAAPLTLPPRERRPLSLSEVLRAQLLGYDIDGAQTTRALDTLCQHPERVSATELTEWIGLYLLGESLFWSGRDDDAAGPAGESSAEQLGRYLRRRDLLDEALSESFVQKLRQTLQAHGLTRPRELRAGKRLDHALMRILQARKDRPLRDRIATEALRALLASPRKHTPSHIRAGLSPHFTDGLDDRLMTLLEHLAQDATRRRRWELAALTWRLVHALEGDASGSTHLPTPDFWDDAPPALNSLPARVHATPTHPGVEHPGVEHPGVEHPVEHPGVEHPSGIALRSWHLSSTTIPDDQRIWVETCITPSEESVHDLRSLERATLEAATYLRQCRSDDASEARFNRIFLSIDAPLHTSSQAMQGLASRLAGKTGDLSLEFVALRSSGPLTLDGTPINAVIFAPATGLGPTFTGVSNIPPYLPLASPDLQVLNAHRRGLFTPAEVISWLTGGQTSAPNLAAIALSSPYQGTFQEWDLNADNILTPVNRPAGHHTANLVVGIISNRAQTTADHTDFQRLLIIGDATRTMGSLGEAECERIFQALEIAEQRNLPVEWVALSSGARIAMDSGTENLDATARVLRRIVELTQAGHPIHVIVDGPCVGAQSYWNAEATMLMHCKGALIMTPRGYMILTGRKALEFSGSVSAESNTALGGAPIMFPNGQAQYFAENLADAYRILFTHYRLSAPNRPIALEKTGRCSTPGRTNRPEIQGVPPQIQTSPETSSTALNAIFDPHLNPGKKKPFAIRALMRQVLDPGAPILERWAALQGGESAVTWLGELNECPITLIGIESQPVRRRGAPPVDGPDAWMSGTLFPQSSRKVARAINAASGTHPVVILANLSGFDGSPESLRERQLEWGAELARAVINFDGPILFNVIARYHGGAFVVFSQALNEGLQSTALEGTYASVIGGAPAAAVVFPRQVQRRAHALPEYTAIQQTACATRRRAALQHLYSRVQRELAEEFDRIHDVNRARQVGSLHHVISPDELRPHLIKNLPG, translated from the coding sequence ATGACACGGCCCGCCCCCGTTCCATCCTTGCTGCGCACCGGGGCGTTTCGCCGCGTTGCCGTTCTCAACCGCGGTGAGGCCGCCATGCGCTTTATTCGCGGGGCTCAGACCTGGAGCCGCCGCGAACACATCCCGCTGGAGAGCATCGCCCTCTACACCGCCGCCGACGCCGAGGCCCCCTTTGTTCAGGCGGCTGACTTCGCCGTGCCTCTACCCGATCCCGGCCCCGGTGGGACCTCGCCATACGTCGACATCGAACTGCTGCTCGACAACGCCCAGGCCGCCGGCGCCGATGCGGTCTGGCCGGGCTGGGGCTTTGTCTCCGAAGCCCCCGAGCTGGCGCAGGCCTGCGAGGCACGCGGATTGATCTTTCTGGGGCCTCCCGCTCAGGCCACCCGCCAGATGGCCGACAAGGTCACCGCCAAGCTGCTCGCCGAACAATGCCGGGTGCCTGTCGCTCCCTGGTCCCGGGAGCCGGTGGCCGATGTCGCTCAAGCCCTGGAACGCCTGGAGCACATCGGCTACCCGGCGTTGCTCAAATCTGCCGCCGGCGGCGGCGGGCGTGGGATTCGCCTGGTTCACCAACCCGCAGACGTCAAAGAAGCCTTCCAGAGCGCTGCGGCCGAGGCCCTCTCCACAAGCGGCAATCCCGCGCTCTTCATCGAGCGTTTCATCACCGAGGCCCGTCACGTCGAGGTCCAGGTAGTCGCCGACGCCTACGGCAACGTCTGGACCCTGGGCACCCGCGACTGCTCGGTGCAACGCCGCAACCAGAAACTGATCGAGGAAGCGCCAGCTCCCGAGCTTTCCGACGCTCTGCGCGCCGACCTGGAAGCCTGCGCCCGCCGCCTGGCCCGGGCCTGTGGCTACGTCGGCGTAGGCACCATTGAGTACCTGGTGCTCCCCCCTTGTCATACGTCCGGGGGTCAGACATCGGACACGTCCGGGGGTCAGACATCGGACACGTCCGGGGGTCAGACATCGGACACGTCCGGGGGTCAGACATCAGCCAGTTCTTGTGCGACCGATCCGACGTTTTACTTTCTGGAAATGAACACCCGACTGCAGGTCGAACACACCGTGACCGAGGCGATCTTCGGCATCGATCTCGTCGCCTCCCAGATCGACATCGCCCGCGGCCTCAACCTCAGCACCCGTCCCCACCCCGAGCCCCGGGGCGTCGCGCTGGAAGTTCGCCTCAACGCCGAAGATCCCGACGATGGATTCGCACCGCGCACAGGTCAGATCCTGCGCTATGTCGCACCCGATGGTCCCTGGGTCCGCGTCGACAGCGGCTATGTCGAAGGCGGCTGCGTGCCGGGCAACTTCGACTCCAACGTGGCCAAGATCATCACCTGGGGTATCCATCGCCAGGAAGCGCTGGCCCGCATGCACAGCGCGCTTGACGACACCGCACTTGTGCTGGAATCCGGACTCTCCAATCGCGCGCTTCTTCGCGAACTCATCGCTGAATCTGAATTCGCCTCCGGCCCGGTCTCCACGCGCTGGCTCGACACCTTTTTGAAGCAGCGCAAACCTCCCCACCAGCGCCCCCATCTGCCCCTGGCGCTGGCCGCCGCCGCGATCGGCGATCACCTGAGCTACCGCCGCCAGGAACTCCGTCTCTTTTTCGCCGAAGCGCTGACCGGCCTGCCTCGCCGCCTGCCCACACCGGGCCCCCGGGAATTCAGCTACCATGCCGGCGATCAGCCCGTGACGGTGAGCGTCGGAACCCTGGCGCCGATGACCTACCTTGTCGAATGCGATGCCTGGCAAGCACTGGTGCGCGCCCGGGCGATCGGCAACGCCCAGATGCAGCTCTCCATCGACAACGTCACCCACCAGGTGCTGCGCGTCGTCCGCACTGGCCACGTCTTTATCGAGGTCAACGGCGTGGCTCACCGCCTGGAGAAACTCTCCGATGGCAGCATTCACGCGCCGATCCCGGCCGCCGTCAGCCAGATCCATGTCACCCCGGGGCAACATGTCCACGCCGGCGATCGTCTGGTGACGCTGGAGGCGATGAAGATGGAGTTTCCCCTGGCCTCGCCGCTCCAAGGCCAGGTCAGTGAGATCCTTATCACTCCCTCGGCCACGGTGGAGGCCGGCCAGCTGCTTATCAAACTACAGCCCGCGCACAACGAAGCTCTCCCTGCTGCGGCGCCCCTGACCCTGCCCCCTCGTGAGAGACGCCCGCTGAGCCTCTCCGAGGTGCTGCGCGCGCAGCTGCTGGGCTACGATATCGACGGCGCACAAACCACCCGGGCCCTGGACACCCTGTGCCAGCACCCGGAGCGCGTCTCCGCTACGGAACTCACCGAGTGGATCGGCCTCTACCTACTCGGCGAGTCGCTCTTCTGGTCCGGTCGTGACGATGATGCCGCGGGACCGGCCGGAGAATCGAGCGCCGAGCAGCTGGGCCGCTATCTCCGGCGCCGCGATCTTTTGGACGAAGCTCTCTCGGAGTCCTTCGTTCAAAAACTCCGCCAGACGCTCCAGGCCCACGGCCTCACCAGGCCCCGGGAGCTACGTGCTGGTAAACGCCTGGACCATGCCCTGATGCGCATCCTCCAGGCTCGCAAAGATCGCCCTCTGCGCGACCGCATCGCCACCGAAGCACTTCGGGCACTTCTGGCCAGCCCCCGCAAGCACACCCCATCGCATATCCGCGCCGGCCTGAGTCCCCATTTTACGGACGGCCTCGACGACCGGCTCATGACGCTCCTGGAGCACCTGGCTCAGGACGCCACCCGACGGCGCCGCTGGGAACTGGCGGCGCTGACCTGGCGCCTGGTCCACGCGCTGGAAGGCGATGCCTCAGGCTCCACGCACCTGCCAACTCCCGACTTCTGGGACGACGCTCCCCCCGCACTCAACAGCCTGCCGGCCCGTGTCCACGCGACTCCCACACATCCGGGGGTCGAACATCCGGGGGTCGAACATCCGGGGGTCGAACATCCGGTCGAACATCCGGGGGTCGAACATCCGTCAGGCATAGCGCTACGCTCCTGGCATTTGAGCTCCACAACAATCCCCGACGATCAGCGCATCTGGGTTGAGACCTGCATTACCCCTTCCGAAGAAAGCGTGCACGACCTCCGTTCTTTGGAGCGGGCAACCCTGGAAGCGGCCACCTACCTGCGTCAATGCCGCAGTGACGACGCTAGCGAGGCCCGTTTCAACCGTATCTTTCTCAGCATTGACGCCCCGCTTCATACCTCCAGCCAGGCCATGCAGGGGCTCGCTAGCCGCCTGGCTGGCAAGACCGGGGACCTGAGCCTGGAGTTCGTGGCCCTTCGCAGCTCCGGCCCCCTGACCCTGGACGGAACCCCCATAAACGCCGTTATTTTTGCCCCGGCGACCGGACTGGGCCCGACCTTTACCGGGGTCTCAAACATTCCCCCTTACCTCCCTCTCGCATCCCCGGACCTACAGGTCCTCAACGCGCACCGGCGAGGTCTCTTCACCCCCGCCGAAGTCATCTCCTGGCTGACCGGGGGTCAGACATCAGCCCCGAATCTAGCCGCGATCGCCCTATCGTCCCCCTATCAGGGTACATTTCAGGAGTGGGATCTCAACGCCGACAACATTCTCACACCAGTCAACCGACCCGCCGGCCACCACACCGCAAACCTGGTAGTCGGAATCATCTCCAATCGGGCTCAGACAACGGCAGATCACACCGACTTCCAACGGCTCCTGATCATCGGTGATGCCACCCGTACCATGGGTTCGCTGGGCGAAGCTGAATGCGAACGTATCTTCCAAGCCCTGGAAATCGCCGAGCAACGAAACCTGCCCGTAGAGTGGGTCGCATTGAGCTCTGGAGCGCGGATCGCCATGGACTCCGGCACCGAGAACCTCGATGCCACCGCCCGGGTTCTACGTCGCATCGTCGAACTCACCCAGGCAGGCCACCCCATCCACGTCATCGTCGATGGCCCCTGTGTCGGCGCCCAGTCCTACTGGAACGCCGAGGCGACCATGCTAATGCACTGCAAAGGCGCACTGATCATGACGCCTCGCGGCTACATGATTCTCACCGGGCGCAAAGCCCTGGAGTTCTCCGGCTCGGTCAGTGCTGAGAGCAATACGGCTCTGGGCGGTGCGCCGATCATGTTCCCCAACGGCCAGGCTCAATACTTTGCCGAAAACCTCGCAGACGCCTATCGCATCCTCTTTACCCACTACCGTTTGAGTGCCCCCAATCGCCCGATCGCCCTTGAAAAAACGGGCCGATGTTCGACCCCCGGTCGTACCAATCGTCCAGAAATTCAGGGCGTGCCGCCCCAGATTCAGACGTCACCCGAAACCTCTTCGACAGCGCTCAACGCTATTTTTGATCCTCACCTCAACCCCGGTAAGAAAAAGCCCTTTGCCATCCGTGCTCTGATGCGTCAGGTGCTGGATCCCGGAGCGCCGATTCTTGAGCGATGGGCCGCACTGCAGGGGGGAGAATCCGCAGTCACCTGGCTTGGCGAACTCAACGAATGCCCGATCACCCTGATTGGCATTGAATCCCAGCCCGTTCGACGACGCGGCGCGCCCCCCGTCGATGGCCCCGACGCCTGGATGAGCGGCACGCTCTTCCCCCAGTCCTCTCGCAAAGTCGCGCGCGCCATCAACGCCGCCAGCGGAACCCATCCGGTTGTCATTTTGGCCAACCTCAGCGGCTTTGATGGCTCACCCGAATCCCTGCGCGAACGCCAGCTGGAATGGGGAGCGGAACTGGCCCGGGCAGTCATCAACTTCGACGGCCCGATTCTCTTCAACGTCATCGCCCGCTACCATGGAGGAGCTTTCGTGGTCTTCTCCCAGGCTCTCAACGAGGGGCTCCAGAGCACTGCCCTGGAAGGCACCTACGCCAGTGTCATCGGCGGCGCCCCGGCGGCAGC